One genomic window of Corticium candelabrum chromosome 9, ooCorCand1.1, whole genome shotgun sequence includes the following:
- the LOC134185098 gene encoding putative RNA-binding protein Luc7-like 1 isoform X3, with translation MCPNELFVNTRADIGPCTLVHSVALKQDYEKASKTKDYGFEEEVMVSLRTFIKDCDRKITQAKRRLEENPVAPEIQEKADKIHDIGEQIGEKLAKAEKLGEEGNVEESMQLMQEIEDLKIAKKDAEEDYKRSVPPSQLQQQRLRVCEVCAAYLSLHDNDRRLADHFGGKLHLGFVHVRTRLKELEDLVAEKQQQKDKEREREKESRRDRDKDRDHDRDRDKDRDRDKDRDRRRDRDKNRERDRDRDRERDRDRRRYKDRDEYDRDRDRDRDRHRRRRSRSRSRDRRRSHRDGHEDRVHGREKEDEKDLETEKEKEKKDKVETDTTVYEL, from the exons ATGTGTCCCAACGAGTTGTTTGTCAACACG AGAGCTGATATTGGTCCTTGTACCTTGGTACACTCTGTGGCTCTGAAACAAGACTATGAGAAGGCGTCCAAAACGAAAGATTATGGATTTGAGGAAGAAGTGATGGTCAGCCTGCGTACTTTCATCAAGGATTGTGACAGAAAGATCACACAAGCGAAGCGCAGACTGGAGGAGAATCCTGTGGCACCAGAGATACAAGAAAAG GCTGACAAGATCCATGACATTGGAGAACAGATTGGAGAGAAGTTGGCTAAAGCAGAGAAATTAG GTGAGGAGGGAAACGTTGAAGAGTCCATGCAGCTTATGCAGGAGATTGAAGACTTGAAAATAGCCAAGAAAGATGCAGAA GAGGACTACAAGAGATCTGTGCCACCATCTCAACTACAGCAACAACGTCTTAGAGTTTGTGAAGTTTGTGCTGCTTATCTCAGCTTGCATGACAATGATCGTCGACTTGCTGATCATTTTGGTGGAAAACTCCATCTTGGGTTTGTTCATGTCAGAACACGGCTGAAGGAACTTGAAGATTTAGTTGCCgagaaacaacagcaaaaagaCAAGGAAAGGGAACGTgaaaaagaaagcagaagagATCGAGATAAAGACCGAGATCATGACAGAGACAGGGACAAGGACAGGGACAGGGACAAAGATAGAGACAGACGCCGAGACCGGGACAAAAATcgagaaagagacagagaccGTGATCGAGAAAGGGACAGAGACAGACGCCGGTACAAAGACAGAGACGAATATGATAGAGATAGAGACAGGGACAGGGATCGTCACAGGAGGAGGAGAAGTCGTTCGCGATCCAGAGACAGGCGACGTAGCCACAGGGATGGCCATGA AGACCGTGTTCATGGGAGAGAAAAGGAAGATGAGAAGGATTTAGAAACGgaaaaggaaaaggaaaagAAGGATAAAGTGGAGACAGACACAACTGTGTATGAACTGTGA
- the LOC134185098 gene encoding putative RNA-binding protein Luc7-like 1 isoform X2, whose translation MVVGLITTMACGSCRADIGPCTLVHSVALKQDYEKASKTKDYGFEEEVMVSLRTFIKDCDRKITQAKRRLEENPVAPEIQEKADKIHDIGEQIGEKLAKAEKLGEEGNVEESMQLMQEIEDLKIAKKDAEEDYKRSVPPSQLQQQRLRVCEVCAAYLSLHDNDRRLADHFGGKLHLGFVHVRTRLKELEDLVAEKQQQKDKEREREKESRRDRDKDRDHDRDRDKDRDRDKDRDRRRDRDKNRERDRDRDRERDRDRRRYKDRDEYDRDRDRDRDRHRRRRSRSRSRDRRRSHRDGHEDRVHGREKEDEKDLETEKEKEKKDKVETDTTVYEL comes from the exons ATGGTTGTGGGTCTGATTACCACAATGGCATGTGGATCTTGT AGAGCTGATATTGGTCCTTGTACCTTGGTACACTCTGTGGCTCTGAAACAAGACTATGAGAAGGCGTCCAAAACGAAAGATTATGGATTTGAGGAAGAAGTGATGGTCAGCCTGCGTACTTTCATCAAGGATTGTGACAGAAAGATCACACAAGCGAAGCGCAGACTGGAGGAGAATCCTGTGGCACCAGAGATACAAGAAAAG GCTGACAAGATCCATGACATTGGAGAACAGATTGGAGAGAAGTTGGCTAAAGCAGAGAAATTAG GTGAGGAGGGAAACGTTGAAGAGTCCATGCAGCTTATGCAGGAGATTGAAGACTTGAAAATAGCCAAGAAAGATGCAGAA GAGGACTACAAGAGATCTGTGCCACCATCTCAACTACAGCAACAACGTCTTAGAGTTTGTGAAGTTTGTGCTGCTTATCTCAGCTTGCATGACAATGATCGTCGACTTGCTGATCATTTTGGTGGAAAACTCCATCTTGGGTTTGTTCATGTCAGAACACGGCTGAAGGAACTTGAAGATTTAGTTGCCgagaaacaacagcaaaaagaCAAGGAAAGGGAACGTgaaaaagaaagcagaagagATCGAGATAAAGACCGAGATCATGACAGAGACAGGGACAAGGACAGGGACAGGGACAAAGATAGAGACAGACGCCGAGACCGGGACAAAAATcgagaaagagacagagaccGTGATCGAGAAAGGGACAGAGACAGACGCCGGTACAAAGACAGAGACGAATATGATAGAGATAGAGACAGGGACAGGGATCGTCACAGGAGGAGGAGAAGTCGTTCGCGATCCAGAGACAGGCGACGTAGCCACAGGGATGGCCATGA AGACCGTGTTCATGGGAGAGAAAAGGAAGATGAGAAGGATTTAGAAACGgaaaaggaaaaggaaaagAAGGATAAAGTGGAGACAGACACAACTGTGTATGAACTGTGA
- the LOC134185098 gene encoding putative RNA-binding protein Luc7-like 1 isoform X1, translating to MSANAQMSALLDQLMGAHRDGELTKAPLKFTDRDVCKNFLLDMCPNELFVNTRADIGPCTLVHSVALKQDYEKASKTKDYGFEEEVMVSLRTFIKDCDRKITQAKRRLEENPVAPEIQEKADKIHDIGEQIGEKLAKAEKLGEEGNVEESMQLMQEIEDLKIAKKDAEEDYKRSVPPSQLQQQRLRVCEVCAAYLSLHDNDRRLADHFGGKLHLGFVHVRTRLKELEDLVAEKQQQKDKEREREKESRRDRDKDRDHDRDRDKDRDRDKDRDRRRDRDKNRERDRDRDRERDRDRRRYKDRDEYDRDRDRDRDRHRRRRSRSRSRDRRRSHRDGHEDRVHGREKEDEKDLETEKEKEKKDKVETDTTVYEL from the exons GTGAGCTGACAAAGGCACCTCTCAAGTTCACAGACAGAGACGTTTGCAAGAACTTTCTGTTGGACATGTGTCCCAACGAGTTGTTTGTCAACACG AGAGCTGATATTGGTCCTTGTACCTTGGTACACTCTGTGGCTCTGAAACAAGACTATGAGAAGGCGTCCAAAACGAAAGATTATGGATTTGAGGAAGAAGTGATGGTCAGCCTGCGTACTTTCATCAAGGATTGTGACAGAAAGATCACACAAGCGAAGCGCAGACTGGAGGAGAATCCTGTGGCACCAGAGATACAAGAAAAG GCTGACAAGATCCATGACATTGGAGAACAGATTGGAGAGAAGTTGGCTAAAGCAGAGAAATTAG GTGAGGAGGGAAACGTTGAAGAGTCCATGCAGCTTATGCAGGAGATTGAAGACTTGAAAATAGCCAAGAAAGATGCAGAA GAGGACTACAAGAGATCTGTGCCACCATCTCAACTACAGCAACAACGTCTTAGAGTTTGTGAAGTTTGTGCTGCTTATCTCAGCTTGCATGACAATGATCGTCGACTTGCTGATCATTTTGGTGGAAAACTCCATCTTGGGTTTGTTCATGTCAGAACACGGCTGAAGGAACTTGAAGATTTAGTTGCCgagaaacaacagcaaaaagaCAAGGAAAGGGAACGTgaaaaagaaagcagaagagATCGAGATAAAGACCGAGATCATGACAGAGACAGGGACAAGGACAGGGACAGGGACAAAGATAGAGACAGACGCCGAGACCGGGACAAAAATcgagaaagagacagagaccGTGATCGAGAAAGGGACAGAGACAGACGCCGGTACAAAGACAGAGACGAATATGATAGAGATAGAGACAGGGACAGGGATCGTCACAGGAGGAGGAGAAGTCGTTCGCGATCCAGAGACAGGCGACGTAGCCACAGGGATGGCCATGA AGACCGTGTTCATGGGAGAGAAAAGGAAGATGAGAAGGATTTAGAAACGgaaaaggaaaaggaaaagAAGGATAAAGTGGAGACAGACACAACTGTGTATGAACTGTGA
- the LOC134185097 gene encoding uncharacterized protein LOC134185097, whose product MGQDSSKQYRPLHNDVIELTEPFEAAREDEDRHEKDIDDTDQLLSHSKSLMISTTGKESKSIRFRLSGLYSVNSKKRRCLRCLLFSGSLALAIAAIIGFVLLLPCKDTPPASPAQADTTSHLNDSSTSAAVSHATLPAAVNDTINVSTIGAAVSVTSPPYVEPRLLHWRTGKSGLGTEGPIRLLDVNNDGTWDVIVSYMSGAANSAMLKLMKGKGSLESGLSNLKRCVKNHNPGVFDYCGGGVAAFDGGTGQLLWYSPAYMEVFALKCGGIDVNRDGQEDCLAAGRVGVLYAIDTRDGHIMWEGDRQAINTSWNVFTPALVGDLDGDGIDEVLIANGGNQQYSPFKKDRDAGQLLVLRGNSGKSIGRGFHMPDGHETYMSPVILKLPDGTKIVLFGSGGETVGGALWAIRLVDLICYMTDMKSNLPLVNCSTTNHQNWEWGGHQADLTAHGVPLHKLVNSIQRGVMVPPVLVDLNRDTVSEIVGYTFDGYAFAINGASREIIWEKDMPGTQSYSSPAPAMFNDDDIPDIMLQVVTGDWSANNYSMTNSIIVDGTNGQILWSMKTRRQMMASPLSLAQSSSEHGGWFVFWVSGRVSWPGSELTSFLPGASGGIASLKKSTFVSMEEVMHEVDTQPDDIDPWIKKGTVSVVKSGNQEKRHSDKENEDFDHEDEKNYKEDLKKLLHSAKPADYDDVKDSAKCGVDENIFTTELFAVNSDHALSPVKIAEALSFSGEKGTNSISKRHESPDLMNVCNQFRPSIRSTFAVGDLNGDGLIEVAMIKSWSSYVLVDSSYSHMEFYTSFEVLTVHLNATDGGDGIFLPIHNQPWAGYMGTRADSSYSK is encoded by the exons ATGGGCCAAGATTCTAGCAAGCAGTACAGACCACTGCACAACGATGTTATTGAGCTGACTGAGCCATTTGAGGCAGCAAGAGAAGACGAAGATAGACATGAGAAAGACATTGACGATACTGACCAATTGTTATCCCATAGTAAGTCTCTCATGATCAGCACTACAGGAAAAGAGTCGAAGTCGATTCGCTTCAGATTATCAGGCCTTTATTCCGTCAATTCAAAGAAACGTCGATGTCTTCGTTGCTTGCTATTTAGCGGCTCTCTGGCTCTTGCTATTGCTGCCATCATTGGTTTTGTGCTGCTGCTTCCATGCAAGGACACTCCACCTGCCTCGCCCGCGCAAGCTGACACCACAAGCCACCTGAATGACTCTTCAACTTCTGCTGCTGTCTCTCATGCAACTTTGCCTGCAGCTGTGAATGACACTATAAATGTGTCCACAATAGGTGCTGCTGTCTCTGTGACATCACCTCCCTATGTGGAGCCTCGTTTGTTGCATTGGAGGACTGGAAAGAGTGGACTTGGAACTGAGGGTCCTATCAGACTACTTGATGTGAATAATGATGGCACATGGGATGTCATTGTTTCATACATGTCTGGTGCTGCCAATTCTGCTATGTTGAAGCTGATGAAAGGAAAGGGTAGTTTAGAGTCTGGGCTGTCGAACCTGAAGCGATGTGTGAAGAACCATAATCCTGGTGTGTTTGATtattgtggtggtggtgtggcTGCTTTCGATGGCGGAACCGGTCAGCTTCTTTGGTATTCTCCAGCGTACATGGAGGTATTTGCATTGAAATGCGGTGGAATCGACGTGAACAGAGATGGACAGGAGGACTGCCTAGCTGCTGGTCGTGTGGGAGTCCTATATGCTATTGATACCAGAGATGGTCACATTATGTGGGAGGGCGACAGACAGGCTATTAATACTTCTTGGAATGTTTTCACTCCTGCTCTGGTTGGAGACTTAGATGGTGATGGAATCGATGAAGTGCTGATTGCTAATGGTGGTAATCAGCAGTATTCACCGTTTAAGAAAGATCGAGATGCAGGACAGCTGTTGGTGTTGCGAGGCAACAGTGGGAAGTCAATCGGTCGAGGTTTCCACATGCCAGATGGACATGAGACATACATGTCACCGGTGATACTGAAACTTCCGGATGGGACAAAGATTGTTCTGTTTGGATCTGGTGGTGAAACTGTTGGTGGGGCATTATGGGCAATACGTCTTGTTGATTTGATCTGTTACATGACAGATATGAAGTCCAACTTGCCGTTGGTGAACTGTTCTACAACCAATCATCAGAACTGGGAGTGGGGTGGTCATCAGGCTGACCTTACAGCACACGGTGTTCCGCTACATAAATTGGTTAACTCAATACAGAGAGGAGTGATGGTGCCACCTGTTTTGGTCGATTTAAATAGAGACACGGTTAGTGAGATTGTTGGTTATACTTTTGATGGTTATGCGTTTGCTATTAATGGTGCCAGCCGAGAAATTATTTGGGAGAAAGACATGCCAGGAACTCAGTCATACAG TTCTCCAGCTCCAGCAATGTTTAATGATGATGATATACCGGACATAATGCTGCAAGTTGTCACTGGTGACTGGTCAGCCAACAATTACTCAATGACCAACTCGATAATAGTTGATggtacaaatggacagatattGTGGTCAATGAAAACTCGTCGACAAATGATGGCCTCTCCATTGTCTCTTGCACAGTCAAGCAGTGAACATGGTGGATGGTTTGTTTTCTGGGTATCTGGTCGAGTTTCGTGGCCAGGTTCTGAGCTGACTAGTTTTCTACCTGGAGCATCAGGTGGAATAGCCAGTTTGAAGAAATCCACGTTTGTATCAATGGAAGAAGTGATGCACGAAGTCGATACTCAACCTGATGACATAGACCCATGGATCAAAAAGGGTACTGTGTCAGTTGTTAAGTCTGGTAATCAAGAAAAAAGACATTCTGATAAGGAAAATGAAGATTTCGACCACGAAGATGAGAAGAATTATAAGGAAGATTTAAAGAAGCTTCTTCACAGTGCAAAACCAGCTGACTATGATGACGTAAAAGACTCTGCAAAGTGTGGTGTTGATGAGAACATCTTCACTACTGAACTGTTTGCTGTTAATTCAGATCATGCTCTTAGTCCAGTCAAAATTGCTGAGGCTCTGTCTTTCAGTGGCGAGAAAGGCACAAACTCAATATCTAAACGTCATGAGTCTCCAGACCTCATGAACGTTTGTAATCAATTTCGACCTAGTATTCGAAGTACATTTGCTGTCGGTGATCTGAATGGTGATGGGCTAATTGAAGTTGCGATGATAAAATCTTGGTCAAGCTATGTTTTAGTTGATTCATCATATAGTCACATGGAGTTTTATACAAGCTTTGAAGTATTGACTGTACACTTGAATGCAACAGATGGCGGCGACGGAATATTTCTGCCTATACACAACCAGCCATGGGCAGGATATATGGGAACAAGAGCAGACAGCAGCTACAGCAAATAA